One Qipengyuania aurantiaca genomic region harbors:
- a CDS encoding FAD-dependent monooxygenase → MTDKRDLLILGGGLVGTTLALAAAKQGLSSHLVDRADPADLTAEGFDGRASAISTASWRLFRNIGLAESLEEHGSPIEAIAVVDQMKPGRIDFRPEPHEGTLGRMFANRQLRIALFEAAKNEPLIAMHAPVDVASRHRDAFTASATLGDGTVLEADLLVGAEGRGSPTREEEGLKMASWDYSHRAIITGLNHSRPHQGVAWEIFYEDGPFALLPMLDGPDGKHRSALVWTVDEKDAAGVLKLSDRAFLAEVEKRMGDILGRLELNSGRSSYPLSFQHTARIVGERMALVGDSAHGMHPIAGQGLNLGLRDVGALVEVLGDARRLGLDLGDAQVLERYEKWRALDSLMVMGATDTLTRLFGVPGKTASAVRRFGMAGVQRSGWLKRFFMDEARGVSGDVPELMKA, encoded by the coding sequence ATGACAGACAAGCGCGACCTGCTCATCCTCGGCGGCGGCCTCGTCGGCACCACACTGGCGCTGGCAGCAGCAAAACAGGGGCTTTCAAGCCATCTGGTCGACCGGGCCGATCCGGCAGACCTGACCGCAGAGGGCTTCGACGGGCGCGCCTCGGCGATCTCGACCGCGAGCTGGCGCCTGTTCCGCAACATCGGCCTGGCCGAAAGCCTCGAAGAGCACGGCTCCCCAATCGAAGCGATTGCAGTCGTCGACCAGATGAAGCCGGGCCGGATCGATTTCCGCCCCGAACCGCATGAAGGCACGCTGGGCCGCATGTTCGCCAACCGCCAACTGCGCATCGCCTTGTTCGAAGCGGCGAAGAACGAGCCGCTGATCGCCATGCACGCGCCGGTCGATGTAGCCAGCCGCCATCGCGACGCCTTCACCGCCAGCGCCACTTTGGGCGACGGCACGGTTCTCGAAGCCGATCTCCTCGTTGGCGCGGAAGGGCGCGGGTCGCCCACGCGCGAGGAAGAAGGGCTCAAGATGGCGAGCTGGGATTATTCGCACCGCGCAATCATCACCGGCCTCAACCATTCCAGGCCGCACCAAGGCGTGGCGTGGGAGATCTTCTACGAGGACGGCCCCTTCGCGCTCCTCCCCATGCTCGACGGCCCCGACGGCAAGCACCGCAGCGCGCTGGTGTGGACGGTGGACGAGAAGGACGCCGCCGGCGTGCTCAAGCTGTCCGACCGCGCCTTCCTTGCCGAAGTCGAAAAGCGCATGGGCGACATTCTCGGCCGCCTTGAGCTCAACAGCGGACGGTCCTCCTATCCGCTCAGCTTCCAGCACACCGCGCGGATCGTGGGCGAGCGCATGGCGCTGGTCGGCGACAGCGCGCACGGCATGCACCCGATTGCGGGACAAGGGCTGAACCTTGGCCTGCGCGATGTGGGCGCGCTGGTCGAAGTGCTGGGCGATGCCCGCCGTCTCGGGCTAGACCTCGGCGATGCGCAGGTGCTGGAGCGCTATGAGAAGTGGCGCGCGCTCGATTCCCTCATGGTCATGGGCGCGACCGATACGCTCACCCGCCTGTTCGGCGTGCCGGGCAAGACCGCGAGCGCGGTGCGCCGCTTTGGCATGGCCGGAGTCCAGCGCTCGGGCTGGCTCAAGCGTTTCTTCATGGACGAGGCGCGCGGCGTTTCGGGCGATGTGCCCGAGCTGATGAAGGCCTGA
- a CDS encoding uroporphyrinogen-III synthase, with protein MRKLFVFRPEPGLRVTLETAEALGLEASGCALFKVAPVEWSLPDTGDVDALLVGSSNAFREGGKQLDKLEGLPVYAVGEATAESAREKGFMVTLTGKGGLQHVLDEVAGRELTFLRLAGEKMVELSPPIGIAIETRVVYRMRPRDISPSISKEMREEGGVALLHSGEAALRLIEECERLGIDRKTITVAALGPRIAEMAGDGWEAVHTAHAPRDAELLALAQALCQG; from the coding sequence ATGCGCAAGCTGTTCGTTTTTCGCCCGGAGCCGGGCCTGCGCGTGACGCTGGAAACCGCCGAAGCGCTCGGCCTCGAGGCCAGTGGTTGCGCGCTGTTCAAGGTTGCCCCGGTCGAATGGTCGCTGCCCGACACAGGCGATGTCGATGCGCTTCTGGTCGGCAGTTCGAACGCTTTTCGCGAAGGCGGCAAGCAACTCGACAAGCTGGAAGGCCTGCCCGTTTACGCCGTGGGAGAGGCTACGGCAGAGTCGGCGCGCGAAAAAGGCTTCATGGTCACGCTCACCGGCAAGGGCGGTTTGCAGCACGTGCTCGACGAGGTGGCGGGGCGCGAACTCACATTCCTGCGACTGGCGGGCGAAAAGATGGTCGAGCTCTCGCCGCCCATCGGCATCGCAATAGAGACGCGCGTCGTCTACCGTATGCGGCCGCGCGACATTTCGCCTTCGATCAGCAAGGAAATGCGCGAAGAGGGAGGGGTGGCCCTTCTCCATTCGGGCGAGGCGGCGCTGCGCCTGATCGAGGAGTGCGAGCGGCTCGGCATCGACCGCAAGACCATCACCGTCGCCGCGCTCGGCCCGCGCATCGCCGAAATGGCGGGCGATGGCTGGGAGGCTGTCCACACCGCGCACGCACCGCGCGATGCCGAGCTACTGGCCTTGGCGCAGGCTTTGTGCCAAGGCTGA
- the hemC gene encoding hydroxymethylbilane synthase translates to MPDNAPFRLGTRRSPLAMAQAHEARARLCAAHGWDEARVELVPVIASGDKIQDRPLADIGGKALWTRELDIWLAEGRIDAAVHSMKDVETIRPDAIAIAAILPREDKADVLLGATSLEAIPQGAKVGTSAPRRAAQLLHARPDLEVVGIRGNVATRMAKLQAGEADATFLAAAGLARLGEKGVGVRLDPEDWLPAPAQAAIGIECRASDEEAQAILAAIDHAPSREEVLAERALLEGLGGTCHSPIAALTRREGDALRMTAAIYSPDGAIRIARDAIFAPGDLDAPRQLAADLLAEAPAHVAAHFGSFA, encoded by the coding sequence ATGCCCGATAACGCTCCTTTCCGCCTCGGAACCCGCCGCTCCCCGCTCGCCATGGCGCAGGCCCACGAAGCCCGCGCACGGCTGTGCGCCGCGCATGGCTGGGACGAAGCGCGGGTCGAACTGGTCCCCGTCATCGCCAGCGGCGACAAGATACAGGACCGCCCGCTAGCCGATATCGGCGGCAAGGCGCTGTGGACGCGCGAGCTCGACATCTGGCTGGCAGAAGGCCGGATCGACGCCGCAGTCCACTCGATGAAGGACGTGGAGACGATCCGCCCGGACGCGATCGCCATCGCCGCCATCCTTCCGCGCGAGGACAAGGCCGACGTGCTGCTCGGCGCGACTTCGCTCGAAGCGATCCCGCAAGGTGCGAAGGTCGGCACCAGCGCGCCGCGACGGGCGGCGCAATTGCTCCACGCGCGCCCCGATCTCGAAGTGGTCGGCATTCGCGGCAATGTCGCCACCCGCATGGCCAAGCTGCAGGCCGGCGAGGCGGACGCGACCTTCCTTGCCGCAGCGGGCCTTGCCCGGCTGGGCGAGAAGGGAGTGGGCGTTAGGCTCGACCCCGAGGACTGGCTTCCTGCCCCGGCGCAGGCCGCCATCGGCATCGAATGCCGCGCCTCGGACGAGGAGGCGCAAGCTATCCTCGCCGCCATTGATCACGCGCCCAGCCGCGAGGAAGTGCTGGCCGAGCGTGCGCTTTTGGAAGGCTTGGGCGGCACCTGTCACAGCCCGATTGCGGCTCTGACCCGGCGCGAGGGCGATGCGCTGCGCATGACCGCCGCGATCTACAGCCCCGATGGCGCGATCCGCATTGCGCGCGACGCGATTTTCGCGCCCGGCGATCTCGACGCGCCGCGCCAGCTGGCCGCCGACCTGCTCGCCGAAGCGCCCGCCCATGTCGCGGCGCATTTCGGCAGCTTCGCCTGA
- the tsaD gene encoding tRNA (adenosine(37)-N6)-threonylcarbamoyltransferase complex transferase subunit TsaD translates to MTLVLGIESSCDETAAALVDGDRRIVAQRIASQDAEHAPFGGVVPEIAARAHAERLAPMIEGVLADANVALGDLDAIAATAGPGLIGGVMVGLVSAKALAMASDVPLIAVNHLEGHALSPRLADAALDFPYALLLVSGGHCQILRVDGVGQYRRLATTIDDALGEAFDKTAKILGLGFPGGPAVERVAKEGDAKAVPLPRPMVGSGEPHFSFAGLKSAVLRAHESGQYKPEDIAASFQQAAIDCVTDRLRIALAQMEDCKTLVVAGGVAANASVRAALEDVAQAHAMRFTAPPPKLCTDNAAMIAWAGIERLALPDFIPDPLEISARPRWPLDPDAEPVRGAGVKA, encoded by the coding sequence ATGACACTCGTACTGGGCATAGAGAGTTCCTGCGACGAAACCGCCGCCGCGCTTGTCGACGGCGACCGGCGCATCGTGGCGCAGCGGATCGCCTCGCAGGACGCGGAACACGCGCCCTTCGGCGGCGTCGTGCCCGAGATCGCCGCACGCGCCCATGCCGAGCGGCTCGCCCCGATGATCGAGGGCGTGCTGGCCGATGCGAATGTCGCTCTGGGCGATCTCGACGCGATTGCCGCCACGGCGGGTCCGGGCCTTATTGGCGGGGTCATGGTCGGGTTGGTGAGCGCGAAGGCTCTGGCGATGGCGAGCGACGTGCCGCTGATTGCGGTCAACCACCTCGAAGGCCATGCTCTGAGCCCGCGGCTTGCCGACGCAGCTCTCGATTTTCCCTACGCCCTGCTGCTCGTTTCCGGCGGCCATTGCCAGATCCTGCGCGTCGACGGCGTGGGCCAGTACCGCCGCCTCGCGACCACTATCGACGATGCGCTGGGCGAAGCTTTCGACAAGACCGCCAAGATCCTGGGCCTCGGCTTCCCAGGCGGCCCTGCGGTCGAGCGCGTGGCGAAGGAAGGCGATGCAAAAGCGGTCCCCCTGCCCCGCCCCATGGTCGGCAGCGGCGAACCGCATTTCAGCTTCGCCGGCCTCAAGAGCGCAGTCCTGCGCGCGCATGAGAGCGGCCAATACAAGCCCGAAGACATTGCCGCGAGCTTCCAGCAGGCGGCCATCGACTGCGTGACCGACCGCCTGCGGATCGCGCTGGCCCAGATGGAGGATTGCAAGACGCTTGTGGTGGCCGGCGGAGTCGCTGCCAACGCCTCGGTGCGCGCCGCGCTCGAGGATGTGGCCCAAGCCCACGCGATGCGCTTCACCGCGCCGCCGCCTAAGCTGTGCACCGACAACGCCGCCATGATCGCCTGGGCGGGGATCGAGCGGCTGGCGCTTCCCGATTTCATCCCCGACCCGCTCGAAATTTCCGCACGGCCACGCTGGCCGCTCGATCCCGACGCAGAGCCCGTCCGCGGGGCAGGAGTGAAGGCATGA
- a CDS encoding NAD(P)H-dependent glycerol-3-phosphate dehydrogenase, with product MNLRASSDRPIGVLGAGAWGTALAQMVASDGSDVLLWAREAELVDEINSQRTNTVYLPSATLAPSITASDDLAEMAALDVLLVVTPAQHMGSVLAAMPRHPRDLVLCSKGIEAGSGRLMNQVARDAAPGSEIAVLSGPTFAHEVAAGLPAASTLACAGGEDQWDRIAPHIARAAFRPYYSDDVVGAEIGGAVKNVLAIACGVVEGLQLGQNARAALIARGYAEMLRFGEAKGARPETLTGLCGLGDLVLTCSSTSSRNFSLGKALGEGHRAEELMADRRTVAEGAHTAPVLVELAARHGIAMPIVTAVYDLLKGDDPREVVQGILSRPLKAEQDVAG from the coding sequence ATGAATTTGCGAGCATCCTCGGACCGGCCCATCGGCGTCCTCGGTGCAGGCGCGTGGGGAACGGCGCTGGCGCAGATGGTGGCAAGCGACGGCAGCGACGTGCTCCTCTGGGCGCGTGAGGCCGAACTGGTCGACGAAATCAATTCGCAGCGCACCAACACGGTCTACCTGCCCAGCGCCACGCTCGCCCCCTCGATCACGGCTAGCGACGACCTTGCCGAAATGGCCGCGCTCGATGTGCTGCTGGTGGTCACGCCCGCACAGCACATGGGCAGCGTGCTCGCAGCCATGCCGCGCCACCCGCGTGACCTCGTGCTGTGTTCCAAGGGCATCGAGGCAGGGTCGGGCCGCCTGATGAACCAGGTCGCGCGCGACGCGGCACCGGGGAGCGAGATCGCCGTCCTGTCGGGCCCGACCTTCGCACATGAAGTGGCCGCCGGACTGCCCGCGGCTTCGACCCTGGCCTGCGCCGGCGGCGAGGACCAGTGGGACCGCATCGCGCCCCACATCGCGCGCGCTGCCTTCCGGCCCTATTATTCCGACGACGTGGTCGGCGCGGAAATCGGCGGGGCGGTCAAGAATGTCCTCGCCATCGCCTGCGGCGTGGTCGAGGGCTTGCAGCTGGGCCAGAACGCCCGCGCTGCCCTGATCGCGCGCGGCTATGCCGAAATGCTGCGCTTCGGCGAGGCCAAGGGCGCAAGGCCCGAAACGCTGACGGGCCTGTGCGGCCTCGGCGATCTCGTGCTCACCTGTTCCTCCACCTCCAGCCGCAATTTCTCGCTCGGCAAGGCGCTGGGCGAAGGCCATAGGGCCGAGGAGCTGATGGCCGACCGGCGAACCGTCGCCGAAGGCGCGCACACTGCGCCGGTACTGGTCGAACTCGCCGCGCGGCACGGCATCGCCATGCCCATTGTCACGGCGGTCTACGACCTCCTCAAGGGCGACGATCCGCGCGAGGTGGTGCAGGGCATCCTGTCGCGTCCGCTCAAAGCGGAACAGGATGTCGCGGGATGA
- a CDS encoding lipopolysaccharide biosynthesis protein translates to MSTAASEDDMSAIAKGGKQNFLGFILRLLARLPFLFIAGRLYGPDALGRFASALVVVELVALVCAMGEKRGLAQRLSDGEEAHPANLVYDGMLLALIFSSLAALFFWFVPAPLFPSGEFTELDRLVVLAIPGYALTEIVLAAQAYKYDIATTVRARAVVEPWTISIMAGVFYFVPVLSDSGLSLAYLVSIYAGLAVGLWSFFRSYGPPRKWRPHPVYMGRMTARALPLATADAIEWGTRRVDILILGLFAAPAAVGVYYIAQQVASLPQKLKTSFEPILGPVITKNLKIKNYEAIAKQICQVGFWIIAMQAGIALALGVPGEAVMGLVGPEFVGGTGALAFLLAAEVVAATAVVSEAVLVYIARVRNLWISIATIAVQALLTILFIDLMVSNGYGEPFKAAAAAIALMVSLGLASLVKAFLLSRLIKQPINPFRWSLVWAVAPAVLVGILATFLPEWAELAFGVPAILATYGFVIWKRGFGPEDRMLFKRNKYAAAEKDAAETSQTVAEKK, encoded by the coding sequence ATGAGCACCGCCGCCAGCGAAGACGACATGTCCGCCATCGCCAAGGGCGGTAAGCAGAATTTTCTCGGCTTCATCCTGCGCCTGCTTGCGCGCCTGCCGTTCCTGTTCATCGCCGGACGGCTCTACGGGCCCGACGCGCTCGGCCGATTCGCTTCCGCGCTGGTGGTCGTCGAACTGGTGGCGCTGGTCTGCGCCATGGGCGAAAAGCGCGGCCTTGCGCAGCGCCTTTCCGATGGCGAGGAAGCGCATCCGGCAAACCTCGTTTACGACGGGATGCTGCTCGCACTGATCTTTTCCAGTCTTGCCGCGCTGTTCTTCTGGTTCGTGCCCGCCCCCCTCTTTCCGAGCGGGGAGTTCACCGAGCTCGACCGGCTCGTTGTACTTGCCATTCCCGGTTACGCGCTGACCGAGATCGTGCTGGCCGCGCAGGCTTACAAATACGACATCGCCACCACCGTGCGCGCGCGCGCCGTGGTGGAGCCGTGGACGATTTCGATCATGGCAGGCGTGTTCTACTTCGTGCCCGTCCTGTCGGATTCCGGCCTGTCGCTCGCCTATTTGGTGTCTATCTACGCCGGGCTGGCCGTGGGCCTGTGGTCCTTCTTCCGCAGCTATGGCCCTCCGCGAAAGTGGCGTCCGCACCCGGTTTACATGGGCCGGATGACCGCCCGCGCCTTGCCGCTGGCGACCGCCGACGCCATCGAATGGGGCACGCGCCGGGTCGACATCCTCATCCTCGGCCTCTTCGCCGCGCCTGCAGCGGTGGGCGTCTATTACATCGCCCAGCAGGTCGCGAGCCTGCCGCAGAAGCTGAAGACCAGCTTCGAGCCGATCCTTGGTCCAGTCATCACCAAGAACCTCAAGATCAAGAACTACGAAGCTATCGCCAAGCAGATCTGCCAGGTCGGTTTCTGGATCATCGCCATGCAGGCCGGCATCGCGCTGGCGCTCGGCGTGCCGGGCGAAGCCGTGATGGGCCTCGTGGGACCGGAATTCGTCGGCGGTACGGGCGCGCTTGCGTTCCTGCTCGCCGCCGAAGTGGTTGCGGCCACGGCGGTCGTGTCGGAAGCGGTGCTCGTCTACATCGCGCGGGTGCGCAACTTGTGGATCTCCATCGCCACGATCGCGGTGCAGGCGTTGCTCACGATCCTCTTCATCGATTTGATGGTCAGCAATGGCTATGGCGAGCCCTTCAAGGCCGCGGCGGCGGCCATCGCGCTGATGGTCTCGCTCGGATTGGCCAGCCTGGTGAAAGCCTTCCTGCTGTCGCGCCTGATCAAGCAACCGATCAATCCCTTCCGCTGGTCGCTCGTCTGGGCGGTCGCGCCGGCGGTGTTGGTGGGCATCCTTGCAACATTCCTTCCCGAATGGGCCGAGCTAGCCTTCGGTGTGCCGGCCATCCTTGCGACCTATGGGTTCGTGATCTGGAAACGCGGCTTCGGCCCGGAGGACCGGATGCTGTTCAAGCGCAACAAGTACGCCGCCGCCGAGAAGGACGCGGCCGAGACTTCGCAAACCGTGGCGGAAAAGAAGTAG
- a CDS encoding OmpA family protein, whose product MFKRLLIPGGALLVVAIGSMSSWSGRADRMATRLSGEAETALEAEGLSMVEATFANRYGSPSRHPILSGGEDLDDERRTRAAQLVKSVRGVGGVSWADGSVVADSGERAFEPLHCQEDVEGLLRTRTIRFQEASAALLPASRMLLDEVAAALEPCSGAIIAIIGHTDRSGDEDANIALSMDRARVVREALVRRGIPRASLRARGLGSSEPAERLTPEDPANRRIEFSVIRLEPLTPTPVDTPGPR is encoded by the coding sequence ATGTTCAAGCGCTTGCTTATTCCCGGAGGAGCACTGCTCGTCGTGGCCATCGGCTCGATGTCGAGCTGGTCGGGCCGCGCCGATCGGATGGCCACACGCCTGTCCGGCGAGGCCGAGACCGCGCTGGAGGCGGAAGGCTTGTCCATGGTCGAGGCCACCTTCGCCAACCGTTACGGATCGCCTTCGCGCCACCCCATCCTTTCCGGCGGCGAAGACCTCGATGACGAGCGCCGCACCCGCGCTGCGCAGCTGGTCAAGAGCGTGCGCGGGGTTGGAGGCGTCAGCTGGGCGGACGGTAGCGTAGTCGCCGATAGCGGCGAGCGCGCTTTCGAACCGCTTCACTGCCAAGAAGATGTCGAGGGTTTGCTGCGCACGCGCACGATCCGTTTCCAGGAGGCCAGCGCTGCGCTTTTGCCTGCCAGCCGCATGTTGCTGGACGAGGTCGCTGCCGCGCTCGAACCCTGCTCCGGCGCGATCATCGCCATTATCGGCCATACCGACCGTTCAGGCGACGAGGACGCCAACATCGCGCTCAGCATGGACCGGGCCCGCGTCGTACGCGAGGCGCTGGTTCGCCGCGGCATCCCGCGCGCCAGCCTGCGCGCGCGCGGACTGGGATCGAGCGAACCGGCCGAGCGCCTCACGCCCGAAGACCCGGCGAACCGCCGCATCGAATTCTCCGTCATCCGGCTGGAGCCTCTGACTCCCACCCCCGTCGACACGCCGGGCCCGAGGTAG